Sequence from the Megalops cyprinoides isolate fMegCyp1 chromosome 4, fMegCyp1.pri, whole genome shotgun sequence genome:
TATTCTGATCCATTCTAGTCTTTTCTATTTGtttgtgatatttgtgtgtgaacGTAAAAAAGATAAACATATTAAGGAATAACACAACTACATccttcacccccctccctgttGACACCTGGTATAGTCCACCACACCATGAGCATTAGCACTGATATGATTATCATTGTAAATATATGAATTCTGCTCAAGCAGTGTATTTCTGACCAAAGATGTGGACTGCTCTCTTGTGCCTTTTAGCCTTTTCTAGTGTTGGAAGCCCTTCTGAAAATGCCTCCAAATCGACTGTAGAAGAAAAACCAGTAATTGCCAGAGGAAAGCTGTTGGTGAGTGTGTGAAGCTTCTGGGTAACCAAAAAATGGTTTCAGGTTTATTGTGTGGGATAACCACACTTTTCCCAATGTACTGTAAACAGTTCAACCCATTATATTCTTTGGGAGACTTGGGAATCTGTGACAAGAAATGGAACAGCCTCACTTTGCAGCACAGaaagtttgacatttttatcatttttattgtaatttttacaGCATCTCTCTGGGCAATCCTTATGAAGATCATAAAGATTAATTTTGTGGTTGGCTGTTAAAGGTTGCTTATTGACCATTGCTGCTCTCACAAATTTGTTCCCAGGCCCCCAGTGTGGTGGGATGATCCATCAAGAAGATGCCAGAGCTCCGGGAATTTCTCATGGAGCGCTGGGCACTGTAGTATCCTTTTACGTGACACACTTCAGTCCTCTCCACTATATGTTCGTGTCATGAGCCTGTGAAATGAGGTGCTTTACCTTTGTGGTTTGGAGTTTCTTTTAAGGCGGTTTTAAAAAGGGGATCCATTCTGAAGACAATATTTGAGAACAGTTATTTACTGTTTTCTCATGTGCCAGTGTTACATTGTTTACCTTGAATTTTCTGCTGAAGTCATAACCTTGAATATGACTCTGGGGAGGAGAAGAAGCCACGGCTTATTTTCTACAATGAGAAAGATGAAGTTGTGAAGGTAAGTAATATATTCCACAGAGGCTCATTATGTGCAACATGGTACTGCCATTTCTTTGTTATAAGGTGTGacataaatgacatttaacAGAATCGATACATGATTTCGACAGTTTGACATTTGAAGAGCACATTTTGCCATATTGAAGATGTGGATTTCTATCCCTTAGATATTCCCCTAACTATCTTATATTGACCCTTATATTGATGGTCCCAGTTTCTTG
This genomic interval carries:
- the selenoe gene encoding selenoprotein e, whose translation is MWTALLCLLAFSSVGSPSENASKSTVEEKPVIARGKLLAPSVVGUSIKKMPELREFLMERWALYHNLEYDSGEEKKPRLIFYNEKDEVVKTVRVKKMKADEISSLLDSLGFYRRSQKGEEVPEEYQHYPLRAPRDEL